From one Idiomarina sp. X4 genomic stretch:
- a CDS encoding nucleotidyl transferase AbiEii/AbiGii toxin family protein, with the protein MTKYTLEHHKLIESALTKFNADFFCEHRIIFGGGTRIALELDEYRESVDIDFLCPNKNSYRAVRQSVTNLNLNILVNQEFDYPREIRADRDAVRTVIKYKGQLIKLEFISFADYDLSFEFDEDKFPVPFLDQQSCYYTKLLANSDRKLQQPFKDIFDLLAMYRVWGKIPNKSIDLAEGHYGAKVIIPDLLKSLHDIVEKPDKYFLAAKNVHMKDDWAKDIILGQAPKLIKELEAK; encoded by the coding sequence ATGACAAAGTATACTTTAGAACATCACAAATTGATTGAATCAGCGTTAACTAAATTTAACGCTGATTTTTTTTGTGAGCATAGAATAATATTTGGTGGGGGAACAAGGATTGCCCTTGAGCTTGATGAATATCGTGAATCAGTTGATATTGACTTTCTATGTCCTAACAAGAATTCATATAGAGCTGTCAGGCAGTCTGTAACGAACTTAAACCTAAATATTCTTGTAAATCAAGAGTTTGATTATCCTCGAGAAATAAGGGCTGACAGGGATGCAGTTCGAACTGTCATAAAATATAAGGGACAGCTGATCAAGCTCGAGTTTATAAGTTTCGCTGACTATGATCTTAGTTTTGAGTTTGATGAAGATAAATTCCCTGTGCCATTTCTAGACCAACAGTCTTGCTATTACACAAAGTTACTGGCTAATAGTGACCGAAAGCTTCAGCAACCATTTAAAGACATTTTTGATTTACTGGCTATGTATAGAGTTTGGGGAAAGATTCCAAACAAATCGATAGATTTGGCAGAGGGGCACTATGGCGCTAAAGTTATAATCCCAGATTTGCTTAAATCCCTGCACGATATAGTTGAAAAACCCGATAAATATTTTTTAGCTGCTAAAAATGTTCATATGAAGGATGACTGGGCTAAAGATATTATACTGGGGCAAGCCCCAAAACTAATTAAAGAGTTAGAAGCTAAGTAA
- a CDS encoding phage integrase N-terminal domain-containing protein: MSKLGYTLNQLIKKQRGGSFATRSASKRILNLIAKELIEKGYKIKTPDQLKPKHIEYLVTKWRHNELSSSTIKNRMAELRWLSAQIGKPNIVHRTNDAYSISRRVFVGENKAHNLDMSKLQNIQDIPTRYSLLLQSHFGLRKAECIHFNAAYADKEEHIYLKSTWTKGGKARSVPIKTQGQRDLLNEIKAKFGSKSLIADNRNFKEQMKVYEYETCRVGLNKNHGLRHHYAQNRFKDISGYSCTHQGGKSRKEMSKEEKEVDNNFRKQLSQELGHERIQITAMYIGS, translated from the coding sequence ATGAGCAAACTTGGATATACACTGAATCAACTAATAAAAAAACAGCGAGGCGGATCGTTCGCTACTCGTTCAGCGTCAAAGCGAATTCTCAATTTAATAGCTAAAGAGCTTATTGAAAAAGGATACAAAATCAAAACTCCTGATCAGCTAAAACCAAAACACATAGAGTACCTAGTGACTAAATGGCGTCACAATGAACTCTCTTCTTCTACCATAAAAAACCGAATGGCCGAGCTTCGCTGGCTCAGTGCACAAATAGGTAAACCAAATATTGTCCATCGAACAAATGATGCTTACTCAATAAGTCGTAGGGTTTTCGTCGGGGAGAATAAAGCACACAACCTGGACATGTCCAAACTTCAAAATATTCAGGATATACCAACAAGATACTCCTTACTGCTCCAATCACACTTTGGACTTAGAAAAGCTGAATGCATTCACTTTAATGCAGCATACGCTGATAAAGAGGAGCACATTTATCTAAAAAGCACATGGACTAAAGGAGGCAAAGCCCGTTCTGTTCCTATTAAAACTCAAGGGCAGCGAGATTTGCTCAACGAAATTAAGGCAAAGTTCGGCTCAAAGTCGCTAATAGCTGACAACCGTAACTTTAAAGAGCAAATGAAAGTTTATGAGTACGAAACATGTCGTGTAGGTTTAAATAAAAACCATGGATTACGACACCATTACGCCCAAAATCGATTTAAAGACATTAGCGGCTACAGTTGCACCCACCAAGGTGGAAAATCCAGAAAGGAGATGTCAAAAGAGGAGAAAGAAGTCGATAACAACTTTCGCAAGCAGTTAAGTCAAGAGCTTGGACATGAGCGAATACAGATTACAGCTATGTATATTGGATCTTAA
- a CDS encoding SIR2 family protein produces the protein MRFFSNGPNIPDDLLVARDQGRVVFFCGAGVSRAKAKFSGFFDLAQEVNAKLGVLPESPPAKLLNLASELVDNTDSDGGVSIDRAFGLLERDFATNDIYWAVANALSTSTEVDLSAHDTLLKLATNQEGVTRLVTTNFDRLFELSNPELNSYIAPNLPNLDEPVDFNGVVYLHGKVNSLENGAENDYLVLSSSEFGEAYLAKAWATSFVKSVLERYIVVFVGYAADDPPIKYLLEALNRDSNDLNDIFAFERGTTEEAVARWQHKGVRAVPFSDFKNLWETLDAWAERAYDPRAWYDKVLKNAKRGPKALEPFERGQVAHLMSTIEGSKANGKSPDILSGEWLNVFDPTLRFADLELETGVLFDNDEARVAPINLFRLDSDPEPEIVNLDRPSEPDFPPAGVFDLFKVNDLDKQNIQDSYSLPFRNGQYLEPDVSTLPYRLNRVATWLGSIAKEPETVKWAVKQNSLHPWVIKSIRNQIEFYPDTFPNPIYQAWSYILEQFENSRTDIFGTTSFERRVERNGWSMEVLRKLQSIIASRISVREQYLSSEMWGSQRNAKTVRDYISRDVEYPSLPRGLEVPNQWFAYFMKVLRRDIENSVALEEEIGGFSLPVRESITRDDQPGSNLGRTEGLSGRMLHYAQYYENFIEKDLVSARREAEQWSIDDEAVFSKLHAWVLRFVEVIPDECFNQAINKLSDNVFWCVYHSRDLLISLSSRWMTLPQNSRENIEQRIIKGPSKWGNETDEAFANRRAFSVLNRLEWLRKEGCVLQISDSAVTRLKEIAHDWTPDAASLAAESREPRGGIVSTDSDPSPLNDVPISEVISVAAQLSHENNRYLTETAPFIGLLESRPLKALNAIRMSVAPEKLVADIGWSAFLDNEARKTDKDKLVMIIAERLCGLPKSTLQSIGHSATRWFRNFGPKLHTKYKQLFLKLANTFINLITEDPELFTSAVVDNSKHPDWILCSINSHVGRLAFTIIEVHVHECSNLRFMEQSSLSLLERLLSLPGDLGRYSLIAPSRYVSWFYENEPAWTDKEVLKYSKSEDERDKDAFWFGTLNGHALRGEELFLSLKDSALDLLLNDASLRLRHRNSLARFLWSAWKVLDVESGKRWVSNNELRMVLIKCSDSFRCEMLRNFVNPEEGWINDFEVLLGEVWPYQLVANSMGVKSMMAQIVANSGNEFKTALSIAFRRLKRLNNCDNFMVRGNPSFELYPIEALEFFEIVLPNDAQNWPYGFGDYITLITEKHPEISRDPRFVELKRKWDSLH, from the coding sequence ATGCGTTTCTTTTCAAACGGACCAAATATACCTGATGATCTACTAGTAGCTCGAGATCAGGGGCGAGTTGTGTTTTTCTGTGGAGCCGGTGTTTCACGTGCTAAGGCTAAATTCTCTGGTTTTTTTGACTTAGCCCAAGAGGTCAATGCAAAGCTTGGGGTGTTGCCCGAGTCTCCTCCTGCAAAACTGTTAAATTTGGCTAGTGAGCTTGTCGATAATACTGATAGTGATGGTGGCGTATCTATCGATCGTGCCTTTGGCTTACTTGAGCGTGATTTTGCTACAAACGATATTTATTGGGCTGTAGCGAATGCGCTTTCGACGAGTACAGAAGTTGATTTGAGTGCGCATGATACGTTACTGAAACTTGCTACGAATCAAGAGGGAGTCACCCGCTTAGTTACCACAAACTTTGACCGCTTATTTGAATTGAGCAATCCTGAATTGAACTCTTATATTGCCCCCAACTTACCAAATCTGGATGAACCAGTTGATTTTAATGGAGTGGTCTATCTACACGGTAAAGTTAACTCATTAGAGAACGGCGCAGAGAATGATTACCTTGTTCTTTCATCATCGGAATTTGGTGAAGCTTATTTAGCAAAAGCTTGGGCCACTTCGTTTGTGAAGTCTGTTCTGGAGCGCTATATAGTTGTTTTTGTTGGCTATGCAGCGGATGACCCTCCAATTAAATATTTACTAGAAGCATTAAATAGAGACTCTAATGATCTAAATGATATTTTTGCCTTTGAAAGAGGAACCACCGAAGAAGCTGTGGCAAGATGGCAGCATAAAGGCGTTAGGGCCGTTCCTTTCAGCGACTTCAAGAACTTATGGGAGACACTGGATGCATGGGCTGAACGCGCCTATGACCCTAGAGCCTGGTACGACAAAGTACTCAAAAATGCTAAGCGTGGACCTAAAGCTCTCGAGCCTTTCGAAAGAGGTCAAGTTGCTCATTTAATGTCTACTATTGAAGGTAGCAAAGCTAATGGGAAGTCACCTGATATATTGTCAGGTGAATGGCTTAATGTTTTCGATCCAACACTAAGGTTCGCTGATTTAGAATTAGAAACTGGTGTACTTTTCGATAACGATGAAGCCAGGGTGGCGCCAATTAACTTATTCAGGCTTGATTCTGATCCAGAGCCTGAAATAGTTAACCTTGATAGACCGTCCGAGCCTGACTTTCCACCCGCAGGAGTATTTGATTTATTTAAAGTTAACGACCTTGATAAGCAAAACATTCAAGACTCTTACTCTTTACCTTTTAGAAACGGACAGTACTTAGAGCCGGACGTATCGACGTTACCTTATAGGCTCAATCGGGTAGCCACTTGGTTAGGAAGTATTGCAAAGGAACCAGAAACTGTTAAATGGGCTGTGAAGCAAAATTCTTTGCATCCGTGGGTAATAAAGTCGATTCGCAATCAGATAGAATTTTATCCAGACACGTTCCCTAATCCAATTTATCAGGCTTGGTCTTATATTCTTGAGCAATTTGAAAATTCTCGTACAGACATTTTCGGTACTACGTCTTTCGAGAGACGGGTCGAGCGGAATGGTTGGAGCATGGAAGTCTTAAGAAAACTCCAAAGTATAATAGCTTCTAGGATTTCAGTGAGAGAACAATATTTATCTTCAGAGATGTGGGGTTCTCAGCGAAACGCTAAAACAGTGAGGGACTATATATCGCGAGATGTTGAGTATCCTTCCTTGCCAAGGGGGCTTGAAGTGCCTAACCAATGGTTCGCATATTTTATGAAGGTTCTAAGGCGAGATATAGAAAATTCCGTGGCATTAGAGGAGGAAATTGGAGGATTTAGTCTGCCAGTGCGAGAGTCCATAACGCGCGATGATCAACCAGGTAGCAATTTAGGGCGTACTGAAGGGCTATCTGGTCGTATGTTGCACTACGCTCAATACTATGAAAATTTTATTGAAAAAGACTTGGTATCTGCAAGACGAGAGGCAGAACAGTGGTCGATTGACGACGAGGCGGTATTTTCAAAACTACATGCGTGGGTGCTCAGGTTTGTTGAGGTGATTCCAGACGAATGCTTTAATCAGGCGATTAACAAGTTGTCAGATAACGTTTTCTGGTGCGTGTATCATAGTCGTGATCTACTCATTTCATTATCTAGCAGATGGATGACACTGCCCCAAAATAGCCGGGAAAACATAGAACAGCGAATTATAAAAGGTCCTAGTAAATGGGGAAATGAAACTGACGAAGCGTTTGCGAATAGACGGGCCTTTTCGGTATTAAACAGGCTAGAGTGGCTAAGAAAGGAGGGATGCGTTCTACAGATTTCTGATTCCGCGGTTACTCGGTTAAAGGAGATAGCCCACGATTGGACCCCAGACGCAGCTAGTTTGGCTGCTGAGTCTAGAGAGCCAAGAGGAGGAATCGTATCAACAGATAGCGATCCGTCCCCTTTAAACGATGTTCCTATTTCAGAGGTGATATCAGTAGCGGCGCAATTATCCCACGAAAATAATCGTTACCTTACCGAGACAGCTCCATTTATAGGGCTTTTGGAAAGTCGACCGCTAAAAGCTTTGAATGCGATAAGAATGTCAGTAGCACCTGAGAAGTTAGTTGCTGACATCGGTTGGTCTGCATTCCTAGATAATGAAGCCCGAAAAACAGACAAAGATAAGTTGGTGATGATTATTGCTGAAAGACTATGTGGTCTTCCTAAATCTACTTTACAGTCCATCGGACATAGCGCTACGCGATGGTTTCGTAATTTTGGTCCTAAGCTTCATACCAAATATAAACAGTTATTTTTAAAGTTAGCGAATACGTTTATTAATTTGATAACCGAGGATCCCGAACTATTCACTTCAGCAGTTGTTGACAATTCTAAACATCCTGATTGGATTCTATGCTCTATAAACTCCCATGTTGGAAGGCTGGCATTTACAATCATTGAAGTGCATGTTCATGAGTGCAGTAATCTTAGATTTATGGAGCAAAGTTCTCTGAGTTTGCTAGAGCGTCTACTTTCTTTGCCTGGAGATTTAGGTCGCTACAGCTTGATCGCTCCCAGCCGATACGTCAGTTGGTTTTACGAGAACGAACCTGCTTGGACTGATAAAGAAGTTTTGAAGTACTCTAAATCAGAAGATGAGCGAGATAAAGATGCCTTTTGGTTTGGGACACTAAATGGGCATGCGTTGCGTGGAGAGGAGCTGTTCCTCTCATTAAAAGACTCAGCGCTTGATTTATTGTTGAATGATGCTTCTTTAAGACTTCGTCACCGAAACTCTTTGGCACGATTTTTATGGTCAGCATGGAAAGTTTTGGACGTTGAAAGCGGTAAAAGGTGGGTTTCAAATAATGAACTAAGAATGGTATTGATAAAGTGCAGTGATAGTTTCAGGTGCGAGATGTTGCGTAATTTCGTCAACCCTGAAGAGGGATGGATAAATGATTTTGAAGTGTTGTTGGGCGAGGTGTGGCCTTATCAGTTAGTGGCCAATTCTATGGGAGTTAAATCTATGATGGCTCAGATTGTTGCGAATTCAGGAAATGAATTTAAAACTGCTTTGAGTATTGCTTTCAGGCGACTGAAACGTTTGAATAACTGTGATAACTTCATGGTAAGAGGCAATCCTTCTTTCGAGTTGTATCCTATTGAAGCATTGGAATTTTTCGAAATTGTTTTGCCAAATGATGCTCAAAATTGGCCTTATGGATTTGGTGATTACATTACTTTGATCACTGAAAAGCATCCTGAAATTAGTAGAGATCCAAGGTTTGTAGAGTTAAAAAGAAAATGGGATTCTCTACATTAG
- a CDS encoding tyrosine-type recombinase/integrase, giving the protein MGVQHRSSENQITSSLAATAQTTTITKKLTKHLLNKVSEEVTRINDPEIPGFHVRLGRVNKHGVRSKAFYLYYRTKTKPVKSVNYRIGGMPEIDIETAKSMARENLEKVRNGIDIQVEREKLSSGGNAWTVGKLYSEFFRNKILGRKRPEIVEASFNKDILPRVGHVLLTNITRHQLHEDVFSPILDRGAKSQAGKTLALLKQMFSYGVAIGCMDFNPLEGASKSTYAKYTPRRRTPSVDELRTALKVFLSAGMSIQNFNCFKVILLSGVRSGAAITAKWSDVDFEKRVWYAVNEKHSTRGEVVYQKVPMSDELLKAFRDQESHSALLKSEFVFPAKRNSVSAGKSISHMDTKTLNRSLNRIRKKGEVQIPDFQPHDIRRSIRSHLISVKSDSSSGRYNAFSPACAEKILGHSLSGMERVYDQHDYFDEMKEALSYWGSLFSDLI; this is encoded by the coding sequence ATGGGTGTGCAACATAGAAGCTCCGAGAATCAAATTACTTCGTCATTAGCGGCAACCGCGCAAACCACTACAATAACTAAGAAACTGACTAAGCACCTTTTGAACAAAGTTTCTGAAGAGGTAACCAGAATAAATGACCCTGAAATCCCCGGATTTCATGTTCGACTCGGCAGAGTAAATAAGCACGGTGTTAGATCCAAAGCGTTCTACCTCTACTACAGAACGAAAACGAAACCAGTAAAGTCGGTTAATTATCGAATAGGTGGAATGCCTGAAATTGATATTGAAACCGCTAAAAGCATGGCTAGAGAAAACCTGGAGAAAGTAAGGAATGGCATTGATATTCAGGTTGAACGAGAAAAGCTATCGTCAGGAGGTAATGCCTGGACAGTTGGAAAGCTTTACTCCGAATTTTTCAGAAATAAGATTTTGGGGAGAAAGCGTCCAGAGATTGTTGAAGCTAGCTTCAATAAGGACATATTGCCACGAGTAGGGCATGTACTACTTACTAATATTACCCGACACCAGCTTCATGAAGATGTCTTTAGCCCTATATTAGATAGGGGAGCCAAGAGTCAGGCTGGCAAAACACTTGCGTTGTTGAAGCAGATGTTTAGTTACGGCGTTGCAATAGGTTGTATGGACTTTAACCCTCTGGAGGGAGCTTCTAAGTCAACCTACGCTAAATATACCCCTAGGCGCAGAACACCGAGTGTAGATGAGCTTAGAACAGCCTTAAAGGTCTTTTTGAGCGCAGGAATGTCAATTCAGAACTTCAATTGTTTTAAGGTTATTCTATTAAGCGGAGTAAGAAGCGGGGCGGCTATAACAGCGAAATGGAGTGATGTGGATTTTGAAAAGCGTGTTTGGTATGCAGTTAATGAAAAACACAGCACTAGAGGTGAAGTGGTTTATCAGAAAGTTCCGATGTCAGACGAGCTATTGAAAGCTTTCCGAGACCAAGAGAGCCATAGTGCTTTACTCAAAAGCGAGTTCGTATTCCCTGCAAAAAGAAATTCGGTGTCAGCGGGTAAAAGCATTAGCCATATGGATACTAAGACGCTGAATAGAAGTTTAAACCGAATCCGTAAGAAAGGAGAAGTACAGATACCAGACTTTCAACCTCACGACATAAGACGTTCGATTCGTAGTCATTTGATTTCAGTAAAAAGCGACAGCTCCTCAGGTCGTTATAATGCTTTTAGCCCAGCTTGCGCGGAGAAAATACTGGGGCATTCTTTAAGTGGTATGGAGCGGGTGTATGATCAGCATGATTACTTCGATGAGATGAAAGAGGCTTTGTCGTATTGGGGATCTCTATTTAGTGATTTGATTTAA
- a CDS encoding Fic family protein, with the protein MVNTEGVLSIKSVNLVAQISHKLGYLECLLEHTAAEQTRLSKASRQKKLNASIGMDLNASQLTGVSLDEAYESCSRWRLGSEESIQDAHRSIYAAFSPEAGHYRSAGMGIYQYNKLVHTTAPAGQVARQLRALLEWLEQANDHPLVKAAVFLRQYEFIQPFSVGNSSIAHLWVSLILGQWHGLLRWLNFESKLKERRGEYYDCLRASIGNNDLCIMVEFVLQRLDEAFDELLDGVKKAAKDQNTRTGSPKSSDLSSVICSDNSHFNGIKPYFTTRENILALLQEHPEWSAARLSEVLGISDRAVEKHLAKLKSRGQLKRVGSARGGYWRVVAPLNEQLGLLQGES; encoded by the coding sequence ATGGTAAATACTGAAGGTGTCTTGTCGATAAAAAGCGTGAATTTAGTTGCGCAAATCAGTCATAAATTAGGATATCTGGAGTGCTTGCTTGAGCATACAGCTGCTGAGCAGACAAGATTAAGTAAAGCCTCGCGTCAGAAGAAGTTGAATGCGTCTATTGGTATGGACTTGAACGCTTCACAATTAACAGGGGTTTCTTTAGATGAAGCTTACGAGTCTTGTTCGCGCTGGCGCTTGGGCTCGGAGGAAAGTATTCAAGACGCTCATCGGAGTATTTATGCCGCGTTCTCTCCTGAAGCTGGGCATTATCGCTCTGCAGGTATGGGTATTTACCAGTACAACAAGTTGGTTCATACCACAGCTCCAGCTGGGCAGGTTGCTAGACAGCTTCGCGCGCTATTGGAGTGGCTGGAGCAAGCCAATGATCACCCGTTGGTCAAAGCGGCAGTATTCTTACGCCAATATGAATTCATTCAACCTTTTTCAGTAGGTAATAGCAGTATTGCTCATCTCTGGGTCAGTTTAATACTGGGGCAGTGGCACGGTCTGCTGCGCTGGCTTAACTTTGAAAGTAAACTGAAAGAACGGCGTGGTGAATATTACGATTGTTTAAGAGCGTCAATTGGTAATAACGACCTCTGTATCATGGTTGAGTTCGTATTACAGCGCTTAGATGAGGCTTTTGATGAGCTTCTTGATGGGGTTAAAAAAGCAGCGAAAGACCAAAATACTCGGACAGGTTCACCAAAAAGTTCGGATTTAAGTTCGGTTATTTGTTCGGATAATTCGCATTTCAATGGAATAAAGCCTTATTTCACCACACGCGAAAATATTTTAGCGCTACTACAGGAGCACCCGGAGTGGAGTGCCGCACGATTATCAGAAGTACTCGGAATTTCTGATCGTGCCGTTGAAAAGCACCTAGCCAAATTAAAGTCTCGTGGACAATTAAAGCGAGTTGGCTCAGCACGAGGTGGATACTGGCGAGTGGTTGCGCCATTGAATGAACAGTTGGGTTTACTTCAGGGAGAAAGTTAA
- a CDS encoding sensor domain-containing diguanylate cyclase, which yields MTELTKEQLQQAMENCATEPVHTPGAIQPHGYFLAFNNNFEVLTHCSENIEALLGVSAEHLLGHSAPDYLKSSWKEHLLRLRQLASDSVGFGDEINNNEVYCTMYVSGDSICVEIEPLVGRLSSTFLSELQAHQEQIRSSKSLDETLNGLTKSIGEIIGFERVMVYKFDEEWNGQVIAELCKQSTIRRYLHQRFPASDIPKQVRELYSKNPLRSIVNSTQQPAGIIAYEDKRSLDLTKGVLRAVSPIHLTYMQNMGLHSSLSIAIFQENKLWGLLSCHGLEAHPLNIQQRHAAQALVTLASQRLILQQQYETAAFFEAIENTRGALISGNQEINEPKALFEREGNKWLELFRGNLVALAYGNNVLKCGAELADERILAFKKWLNKKCRLVGTFVSRNVMDSEVAEYFEETAVTGVMAIALPAGSSSQQGWLMFFRPEQLEELEWAGRPNKDTIEHYKGKTVMSPRTSFESWKETIKGQSSLWLDSERKAAISLAEDLAIALSAFEVEILNEQLSAANDKLEHLVHTDALTQIWNRYHMEYVLDEQISAAKRYNHELGVILFDIDNFKDVNDNYGHDAGDTVLIGLAKLFAKELRDTDDFGRWGGEEFFIVAKHSNLEATVALAERLRQRLEAATFDDVGVVTASFGVTFYKDGESRTSLVKRVDDALYDAKENGRNRVVVVE from the coding sequence AGCTGCAACAAGCAATGGAAAACTGTGCTACTGAGCCAGTGCACACGCCTGGTGCCATTCAACCGCACGGTTATTTTCTAGCGTTCAATAATAACTTTGAGGTATTGACCCATTGCAGTGAAAATATCGAAGCGCTTCTGGGTGTTTCCGCAGAGCATTTGCTTGGACATAGTGCGCCCGATTACCTGAAATCCAGTTGGAAAGAACACCTATTAAGGTTGCGTCAGTTGGCTTCTGACTCGGTGGGTTTTGGCGATGAAATCAATAACAACGAAGTTTATTGCACCATGTATGTCTCAGGTGACTCTATATGCGTTGAAATTGAGCCTTTAGTTGGGCGCCTTAGCTCAACTTTTTTGTCAGAGTTACAAGCGCATCAGGAGCAAATTCGGTCCTCAAAGTCTCTCGATGAGACTTTAAATGGGTTGACGAAAAGTATCGGCGAGATCATCGGTTTTGAGCGTGTGATGGTGTATAAGTTCGATGAGGAGTGGAATGGTCAGGTAATTGCTGAACTTTGCAAGCAGTCCACCATTCGTCGTTATTTGCATCAACGCTTTCCTGCGTCAGATATACCCAAGCAGGTACGAGAGCTGTACAGCAAAAACCCTTTGAGAAGCATTGTTAATTCAACCCAACAGCCAGCTGGTATTATAGCCTATGAAGATAAACGCTCGTTGGATCTAACCAAAGGAGTCTTGCGAGCAGTTTCACCTATCCACCTGACTTATATGCAAAATATGGGACTTCACAGTTCGTTGTCGATTGCGATATTCCAGGAAAATAAACTATGGGGTCTGTTGTCCTGCCACGGACTGGAAGCACACCCGTTGAACATTCAGCAGCGTCACGCAGCACAGGCGTTAGTGACGCTAGCGAGCCAGAGGCTGATTTTACAGCAGCAGTATGAGACGGCTGCGTTTTTCGAAGCCATTGAAAATACGCGCGGTGCTTTAATTAGTGGCAATCAGGAAATTAATGAACCTAAGGCGTTATTTGAAAGAGAAGGCAACAAATGGCTGGAATTGTTTAGGGGGAACCTCGTTGCACTCGCGTATGGAAATAACGTACTGAAGTGCGGAGCTGAATTGGCCGATGAAAGGATCCTGGCATTTAAAAAGTGGTTGAATAAGAAGTGCCGGCTAGTAGGCACTTTTGTTTCCCGAAACGTAATGGACTCAGAGGTTGCCGAATACTTTGAAGAAACCGCTGTGACAGGGGTTATGGCTATTGCTTTGCCAGCTGGGTCCAGCAGTCAGCAAGGGTGGTTAATGTTCTTTCGTCCAGAGCAACTAGAAGAGCTTGAATGGGCGGGAAGACCAAATAAAGATACGATTGAGCATTATAAAGGTAAGACGGTGATGTCGCCGCGTACGTCTTTTGAAAGCTGGAAAGAAACCATAAAAGGGCAGTCATCTCTGTGGCTCGATAGTGAACGAAAGGCAGCCATCAGTTTAGCCGAAGACTTGGCTATTGCGTTATCAGCATTCGAGGTAGAAATATTGAATGAGCAGCTCAGCGCGGCCAATGACAAACTGGAACACTTGGTTCATACCGACGCACTGACCCAAATTTGGAATCGCTACCACATGGAATATGTACTTGATGAGCAAATCAGTGCGGCGAAGCGTTACAACCATGAATTGGGTGTTATTCTTTTTGATATCGACAACTTTAAAGACGTTAACGACAATTACGGTCACGACGCCGGCGATACTGTGTTAATTGGCTTAGCTAAGCTGTTTGCAAAAGAGCTGAGGGATACCGACGATTTTGGTCGTTGGGGCGGTGAAGAGTTCTTTATTGTCGCAAAGCATTCTAATTTAGAGGCCACTGTTGCGCTCGCTGAGCGACTGCGACAGCGTCTTGAAGCTGCAACCTTTGATGATGTTGGTGTAGTGACTGCAAGCTTTGGCGTTACTTTTTACAAAGACGGTGAGTCAAGGACGTCCCTGGTTAAACGTGTTGATGATGCCCTGTATGACGCTAAAGAAAATGGGCGAAATAGGGTAGTGGTGGTAGAATAA